In Granulicella sibirica, the following proteins share a genomic window:
- a CDS encoding IS30 family transposase: MRRGRQFGLSAEQKAEIWRRWKAGDSLHEIGRAFDKDHGSIQFLLSKHGGIAPAVRRRSQRTLTLAEREEISRGMASGSSIREIARGLERPASTVSREVARHGGRLMYRASEADQRAWDSALRPKSCWLAHHRKLSLAVASKLILDWSPEQIPGWLKRRYPNNESMRVSHETIYRSLFIQARGVLKKELMQHLRSRRQIRRSVHAKAAGQSRGQIVDAISIRERPAEIEDRAIPGHWEGDLLSGSGNSHIATLVERHSRFTILVKVSSKDTATVVAVLTRQVRKLPASLRRSLTWDRGLEMAKHKTFTVATKVNVYFCDPQSPWQRGTNENTNGLLRQYFPRKTDLSGYSQADLNKVALRLNQRPRKTLDFETPASKLHASVASTG, from the coding sequence ATGAGACGAGGAAGACAGTTTGGCCTTTCTGCGGAGCAGAAGGCGGAGATCTGGCGGCGTTGGAAGGCAGGGGATTCGTTGCATGAGATTGGTCGAGCCTTCGACAAGGACCATGGCTCGATTCAGTTCCTGTTATCGAAGCACGGAGGGATTGCTCCGGCGGTCCGTCGCCGGTCGCAGCGTACGCTCACGCTGGCCGAGCGGGAAGAGATCTCGCGAGGCATGGCTTCTGGCTCGTCGATTCGTGAGATAGCCAGGGGTCTCGAACGGCCAGCGTCTACGGTGAGCCGGGAGGTGGCGCGTCATGGTGGCCGTCTGATGTATCGAGCCAGTGAGGCTGATCAGAGAGCCTGGGACTCAGCACTTCGGCCTAAGAGCTGTTGGCTTGCCCACCACAGGAAGCTGAGCTTGGCCGTGGCCAGTAAACTGATCCTGGACTGGTCGCCGGAGCAGATTCCCGGTTGGTTGAAGAGACGATACCCCAACAACGAGAGCATGCGCGTGTCCCACGAGACGATCTACCGCAGCTTATTCATTCAGGCTCGAGGAGTGCTGAAAAAAGAGCTGATGCAGCACCTGCGCTCCAGGCGGCAGATCCGCCGCTCGGTTCATGCCAAGGCTGCCGGCCAGTCCCGAGGTCAGATCGTCGATGCCATCTCTATCAGGGAACGACCTGCAGAGATCGAAGACCGAGCCATCCCTGGCCACTGGGAGGGAGACCTGCTCAGCGGCTCCGGCAACAGTCACATCGCGACCCTGGTGGAACGGCACTCGCGCTTCACCATCCTGGTCAAAGTATCCAGCAAGGACACGGCGACCGTCGTTGCCGTGCTCACTCGGCAAGTTCGGAAGCTGCCCGCTTCGCTGAGGCGCTCGTTGACCTGGGACCGTGGCCTCGAGATGGCCAAACATAAGACCTTCACAGTGGCCACGAAGGTGAACGTCTACTTCTGTGATCCGCAGAGCCCGTGGCAGCGCGGCACCAACGAAAATACCAACGGACTTCTAAGACAGTACTTCCCCAGGAAAACCGACTTATCCGGCTACTCCCAGGCAGACCTCAACAAGGTAGCCCTGCGACTCAATCAACGCCCGCGCAAAACGTTGGACTTTGAAACTCCGGCTAGTAAACTTCATGCCAGTGTTGCATCGACCGGTTGA